The genomic segment AGCCGCCTTGCGGCGTTTCGGTTTCGCTCATGTCTTTTTACTTCCAGCCCAGGATCAGGTCGTAGAACACCCACTCCAGGGTCTTGTCCGTCAGCCACAGGAACAGGGCCATGACCACCACGAAGCCGAACACGTAGGCGGTCATCTGGATCGCTTCCTTGCGGGTGGGCCAGACGACCTTCTTGACTTCCTTCCAGGCGTCGCGGCCGAAGGCGGCGAACTCCTTGCCGGTCTCCGACGTCATGAAGACGACGAAGGCCGCGGCCAGGCCGACCACCAGCGCGCCCCATTGGGCGACGGGGCCCTGCCGGCCGAGCAGGTAGAAGCCGGCGACGGCGGCGATCACCAGGGCGGCGGCCGCGCCCAGGCGGGCCTTGTCGGCGCCGGTGGTGACGGTATCAACTTGCTGCGAAGTGGCCATGAAAGGCGGGTTCCTGCTTGTGATCGACCCGTTTCCTGGAAACGGTGAAGCCCGTCACGAAGACGGGCTTGGTTTTTTTGCTCGCGCCCTCTCGGGCTCGGGTGCCACTCAGGTGGCAGGGGCAGTAGGAATCGAACCTACAACCTTCGGTTTTGGAGACCGACGCTCTGCCAATTGAGCTATACCCCTAGGTCCTTTGACGGATTCAACGTCCCCGCTTCGTTGGCACTTCGCGGGGCCGTCCTTCGCGCCTTGTTACTCCATGATCTTCGCCACGACGCCGGCACCGACGGTCTTGCCGCCTTCGCGGATGGCAAAGCGCAGGCCTTCTTCCATGGCGATCGGGGCGATCAGCTTGACGGTGATCGTCACGTTGTCGCCGGGCATCACCATCTCCTTGTCCTTGGGCAGCTCGATGGCGCCCGTCACGTCCGTCGTGCGGAAGTAGAACTGGGGACGGTAGTTGTTGAAGAACGGCGTGTGGCGCCCGCCTTCGTCCTTCGAGAG from the Ramlibacter henchirensis genome contains:
- the secE gene encoding preprotein translocase subunit SecE; this translates as MATSQQVDTVTTGADKARLGAAAALVIAAVAGFYLLGRQGPVAQWGALVVGLAAAFVVFMTSETGKEFAAFGRDAWKEVKKVVWPTRKEAIQMTAYVFGFVVVMALFLWLTDKTLEWVFYDLILGWK